The region gtctcactgtagcccaggctgacctagaattcactatggagtttcaggatggccttgagctcatggcaatcctcctacctctgcctcctgagtgctgggattaaaggcatgcaccaccacgcccggcttcaggcACTTTTTATTGGGTGAAACCATAGAAATCACAGCGTAGGGGGTTTTCAGAAGCAAGCAAGCGTGGTGGCAGAAGCAGACCAGCTGTTACAGTTAAACTACTTCCTGGGATGTTATGAATACACAATCCTGGGAGCAGTAACCAGGGAACAATTTGTGGCCCCAGCTCAGACatagaaacagaaacttaacttagtcattatatcaaaatggctcttgctgttaaaatggagtcaggttggctcttcatatgcatgtgtatgcctgtgtgtgtgtgtgtgtgtgtttatatgtatatatatatatatgtgtgtgtgtgtgtgtgtgtatatatatatccatattttaatttgtaaataTCTTTGACTTGGTGGTTCTGTTTTTGCAAATTTCTTGGGTCAAAGATACACATCGTGTCATTGTAATAGAAAAAGATTGGAAACAACCTAAATGTCATCCttaggaaattcttttttttttttccctgaactttggtatttttttttaaatttttattaacattttccatgattataaaaaaatatcccatggactGGGACTGCGCCTGGGGCTCTTCATCCCGACACAGCTCTGTGCCTTCAAGCCCCTGGCGTCCACAGTGGGGACGTTTCGAGGCACTGCTCTCCGATTTCTCATTTCGGTTTTTATCAACCACCACGTTGGCTGTGGGGACTACTTGTCACAGGGCCCCTGGAGGCTCTATTTCACTCCTGCTGCCAATGCGTGTCTAGGCCCCCACCAGCAGCTCAGTGGGGATTCCGTTCACGAACTTCTGTCCCTGGTGGGCCAGTGTTGGTTTACCTGGACACTGTCAGGGAGGCCGCACTCCCACCACTTGTGCCACCGAGCTCTGGGGGTGCCATGGCACCTCATACCGTTCAGGTTGTGACAGGTCCTCTGCACAGGTTGAACATGGAATAAAAGCAAccctgtatgaaaaaaaaaatatatatatatatatatatatatcccatggtaatactctccccccccccactttcccctttgacattccattctccatcatattacctccccatctcaatcattgtacttacatatatacaataccaacctattaagcaccctcctcccttcctttctcttccctttatgtctcctttttagcttactggcctctgctactaagtattttccttctcatgcagaagcccaatcatctgtagctaggatccacatatgagggagaacatgtggcgcttggctttctgggcctgggttacctcacttagtatactaatcctttccagatccatccatttttctgcaaatttcataactttttctttaccgctgagtagaactccattgtataaatgtgccatgtctttattatccactcatcagttgagggacatctaggctggttccatttcccagctattataaattgagcagcaataaacatggttgagcacgtacttctaaggaaatgagatgagtccttgggatatatgcctaggagtgctatagcagggtcatatggtagatcaatctttagctgttttaggaacctccacactgatttccacaatggctggaccagattgcattcccaccagcagtgtagaagggttcctgtttttccacatcctcgccaacatttatgatcatttgttttcatgatggtggccaatctgacaggagtgagatggaatctcaatgtagttttaatctgcatttccctgatgactagtgacgtagaacattctCCAGCTACATGTCAGGGTCAGTGTTGATTAACATCCCActctttcccagaagtcttgcctgcttctccaggaaactgaaacttaggcctagttagggtgacaccttactgaagcctgtcatggcgtcagtttggtACCTTCAGTTCCAGGTTGTCCATGGAATAAAAGCATTGTCAGGGGCCTCACTCCTACACCCAATCTTCTGCCATCGGTTCTCCAatgatgagagggctggagagattgctcagtggttagaggcacttgctaaCGAGCCTGCTGGCCCACATTTGAGTCCCtaatacctacgtaaagccacaaagtggtacctgtgtctggtctggagttcatttgcagtggcaagatgtgctggcacacacacagtctctctcttaaaaaaaataaaaagtaaaagccaggtgtggtggcacacgcctttcatcgcagtacttgggaggcaggggtaggagaatcgctgtgagttcgaggtcactcaaactacatagtgaatccaggtcagcctgagctagagtgaaaccctacctcaaaaaaacaaacaatagggctggagagatggcttagcggttaagcgcttgcctgtgaagcctaaggaccccggttcgaggctcggttccccaggtcccacattagacagatgtacaggggcgcacgcgtctggagttcgtttgcagaggctggaagccctggcgtgcccattctctctctctccctctatctgtccttctctgtgtctgttgctctcaaataaaaaaaataaataaaaaatttaaaaaaataaaaataagtgtggtgtatgtctttaattccaacactttggaggcagaggtaggagaatcaccaggagttcaaggctaccctgagactacatagtggattccaggtcaacctgggatagagggagatcTTACCTGGCTCAGCTCACAGTGACATGGCCAAGCGCACCAGGAAGGTTGGCATCGTTGGTAAGTATGGGACCCACTATGGGGGCCTCCCTCCGGAAAATGGTGAAGAAAATTGAAATCAGCCATTACGCCAAGTACACTTGCTCCTTCCGTGGCAAAACCAAGATGAAACAATGGGCTGTGGGCATCTGGCACTGTGGTTCCTGCATGAAGACTGTGACTGGAGGGGCCTGGACCTACAACCCCACTTCTGCTGTCACAGCCACGTCTGCTGTCAGACGTGACTGAAGGAACTGAAGGACCAGCAGAAGCCCTGTCATTTGAGACATCCCTGGCCTGCAATAAATGGGTTAAGTTATGTAACAAAGTCAACTTGTTTGCTGTTAATTATAATAGACATTTTGCTGTGTATTCTGTCCCTGTTGCACTTTTCAAAGTGGTTTTGTTGCCAGGGTGGGGCTTAGGTAGTCCAGGGTGGTCCAcattccctatgtagctgaggctgacctgaaattcactatgtagtctcaggctggccttgaactcacggcaatcttcctacctctgagtcCTGAGTGTTGGTGTTAAAGGAGTGtagcatcatgcccagcttaaattttagtttgttaaaaatgtatttctgaaaatgttacttttttttgttttgttttttgaggtagggtctcactctagcccagggtgacctggaattcacaatggagtctccgggtggcctcgaactcacagcaatcttacctctgccttctgagtgctgggattaaaggcgtgtgccaccacgcgtgGCTTCTGAAAATGTTCTTAAGTTGGAGACATTGAAGTAGACCATTTtgtacatgaaaaaaaataaagaaccaaaaagcaaacaaacaaaaataaataaataaataatgtcaggtatggcgcacagctttaatcccagcactccttgggtggcagaggtaggaggatcgccgttagaggccacccggagactccatcgtgaattccaggtcagcctgggctacagtgagaccctgcctcaaaaaaccaataaaataaaatagctaaaaaCAGCTGTGGggctgtgcgtggtggcgcacgcctttgatcacagcacttgaaaggccagaggtaggaggatcactgtgaatttgaggccagcctgggactacagaatgagttccagttgagactgggatagagtgagaccctgtctcgaaaaacaaaacaaaacaaaacaaaaaaacaaaaaccgagAGCAAAGTCATCTGTTCCCAACCCTTCCCTGCGCTGGCCTTGCCCACATCTCACCACTCTCCCCCGGGGCTCTCATCCCTTTGCACTTCCCTAGCACGCCGGGGTGCCTCCCACCCCGGGGCCTCTGCACGCGGTGCTCGTTTGGGGTGCTCTTCCCTGGACCGTCACCAGACCACCTGCTGCTCCTCGTTCAGGTCTCGCGCGTCCCTTCCCGACCCGCCGCAGGCCGGTACACCGGAGGGCTCGGCGAGCGCGGGACCCCGCACGCCCTCCAGTGGCCGGCGGCGCGCTCGCGCCCGGGGCGGGGAAGCCGAGGACCCCGGGGTCGCCGTCTCCCATTGGcggcggcgcggggcggggcggcgcggggcgggcACCCCGGGCCTGGGCAACTCCGCCGGCCCCGCCGCGTCCGCCCGCGTCCCTGCCCCGCCGCCCCGCACAGCATGCTGCGCACCGCCGCGCTCGCCGCCCGCCTCGGCCCGCGCCTGGGCCGCCGCCTGCTGTCGGCCGCCGCCACCCAGGCCGTGCCGTCGCCCAACCAGCAGCCCGAGGTCTTCTACAATCAGGTGGGTTCTCCCGCTTTGTTCCCCGGGCCCGGGGAGGAAGGCTGGGCTGTGTGCCTGGCTGCGGGCCTCAGTTTACCCCGGCGCTCGCTGTGCTTGCGCTTTGCTGGTTCCCTCCCGGCCTCGTCCGTCGCTTAGGACGGTCCAGGCTCCTTTTATCCTGCTGCCGACTTGAGCCTCTGATGAGCCCGGTGcggggctctccagggcctctgtcGCGGGTTCGGTGGCATCGCCCGTGGGCCTTGGCCACGGAGCCCGCGGAGCGCGCAGCGTCACCCAGCCCCGCGACGCGGCGGCTCAGCCTGGTCCCCCTCTGACTCTTGCATGTCTTGGCCAAGGAAGTTcataagaaagaaaggggaaggccgggtgtggtggcacaggcatttaatcccagcaatgtggagactttggtaggaggatcgttgcaGAAATTCTCTGCAAAGATCATTCCCACGCCAGTATGAGTGAAAGCAGAGTTTATTTCCCCAGGGCCCAAAGAGCTGGAGgaagccctccaaagaagctctggccctgacctgagattttatttccattttacagcTTTCATAGGCcaggggaggggtaagtgaacaaacaagatgtggcaatttgggaatcagTCATTtttgtagtcaggccaccctgacaatgaactccattttattttgttctggcctaaactgccttttttttttttccttttcgtacctctgggccctttctggacagttccctctttgggatttttttttttttttctccatctgcTGATAAAGATAAGTTTAGCTCAACAATTGATTTTTACAGTAAAT is a window of Jaculus jaculus isolate mJacJac1 chromosome 13, mJacJac1.mat.Y.cur, whole genome shotgun sequence DNA encoding:
- the LOC123454233 gene encoding 60S ribosomal protein L37a-like — translated: MGPTMGASLRKMVKKIEISHYAKYTCSFRGKTKMKQWAVGIWHCGSCMKTVTGGAWTYNPTSAVTATSAVRRD